A genomic segment from Callithrix jacchus isolate 240 chromosome 8, calJac240_pri, whole genome shotgun sequence encodes:
- the GPR68 gene encoding G-protein coupled receptor 68, which translates to MKGEAPPGPKMGNITADNSSMGCTIDHTIHQTLAPVVYVMVLVVGFPANCLSLYFGYLQIKARNELGVYLCNLTVADLFYICSLPFWLQYVLQHDNWSHGDLSCQVCGILLYENIYISVGFLCCISVDRYLAVAHPFRFHQFRTLKAAVGISVVIWAKELLTSIYFLMHEEVIEDEDQHRVCFEHYPIQAWQRGINYYRFLVGFFFPICLLLASYQGILRAVRRSHGTQKSRKDQIQRLVLSTVVIFLACFLPYHVLLLVRSLWEASCKFAKGIFNAYHFSLLLTSFNCVADPVLYCFVSETTHRDLARLRGACLAFLTCSRTGRAREAYPLAAPEASGKSGAQGEDPELLTKLHPAFQTPNSPGAGGSPTGASA; encoded by the coding sequence ATGAAGGGTGAGGCCCCTCCAGGCCCAAAGATGGGGAACATCACTGCAGACAACTCCTCGATGGGCTGCACCATCGACCACACCATCCACCAGACACTGGCCCCGGTGGTCtatgtcatggtgctggtggtgggCTTCCCGGCCAACTGCCTGTCCCTCTACTTCGGCTACCTGCAGATCAAGGCCCGGAATGAGCTGGGCGTGTACCTGTGCAACCTGACGGTGGCCGACCTCTTCTACATCTGCTCACTGCCCTTCTGGCTGCAGTACGTGCTGCAGCACGACAACTGGTCACACGGCGACCTGTCGTGCCAGGTGTGCGGCATCCTCCTCTACGAGAACATCTACATCAGCGTGGGCTTCCTCTGCTGCATCTCCGTCGACCGCTACCTGGCTGTGGCCCATCCCTTCCGCTTCCACCAGTTCCGGACCCTAAAGGCGGCCGTGGGCATTAGTGTGGTCATCTGGGCCAAGGAGCTGCTGACCAGCATCTACTTCCTGATGCACGAGGAGGTCATCGAGGACGAGGACCAGCACCGTGTGTGCTTCGAGCACTACCCCATCCAGGCATGGCAGCGTGGCATCAACTACTACCGCTTCCTGGTGGGTTTCTTCTTCCCCATCTGCCTGCTGCTGGCCTCCTACCAGGGCATCCTGCGGGCTGTGCGCCGGAGCCACGGCACCCAGAAGAGCCGCAAGGACCAGATCCAGCGGCTGGTGCTCAGCACCGTGGTCATCTTCCTGGCCTGCTTCCTGCCCTACCACGTGCTGCTGCTGGTGCGCAGCCTCTGGGAGGCCAGCTGCAAGTTCGCCAAGGGCATCTTCAACGCCTACCACTTCTCCCTCCTGCTCACCAGCTTCAACTGCGTTGCCGACCCCGTGCTCTACTGCTTTGTCAGTGAGACCACCCACCGGGACCTGGCCCGGCTCCGCGGGGCCTGTCTGGCCTTCCTCACCTGCTCCAGGACCGGCCGGGCCCGGGAGGCCTACCCACTGGCTGCCCCCGAGGCCTCCGGGAAAAGCGGGGCCCAGGGCGAGGACCCCGAGCTGTTGACCAAGCTCCACCCAGCCTTCCAGACCCCTAACTCACCAGGGGCGGGAGGGTCCCCCACAGGCGCTTCAGCCTAG